CGACTTGAAGAGTATGCGCGTCAAGAATTTGGTGAAGATGTGCAATTATCGTCAAGTTCCGTAATTGGCATGCTTCTGCGAGTTCTCGCGGGAGAATTTTCGTATCAAGCTCAAGATTTAGAAGATGTATATAATGCTGGTTTCGTATCTAAGTCAGCGGGCATTACGTTGGACCGTTTGGCTGCCAATTACGGATTGGAACGAAAGAATGCCAGCAGCGCGACCGTTACATTAGAATTTCACGGGACGCCCAGTTACACGATTGAAGAAGGTTTGGAAGTCCAAAGCATTAGCGGTGAAACATTTATGGTTGCTGAAGATGTGATTTTGGACGCAAACGGATTGGGCACGGCCTTTGCATATGCTCAATCAGTCGGCATCGGCGGTAATGTTGGTGCTGGAACGATTACAGTTCAATCAGAGCCACTTGATGATGTCACTAGTGTAAATAACCCACAGGCAGCATCTGGCGGTCAGGAAGAAGAAACAGATAAAGAGTTTCGAGCCCGGTTGAAATCGAATTTGAGCGCAATGCCAGGCACGTCAATCAATGGATTGATGTCTGCATTAATGAATATTGACGGAGTGGCTGGGGTTAAGGTTGTTCAAAACTCAGAAGACGAGCCCAATGAAAACAATCAACCGCCTAAATCGATTCATGCTCACATCTTGGGTGGAACGAATGACGAAATCGCAAATACGCTTTTGAATCATGTATCAGCCGGCGTCGTGACAGTTGGCCAAGAAGTAGTCGAGCTGCAAGATATTAGTGGCACGACTCGCCGTATTCGTTTTAGCCGTGCTGTGCCTGTTCCAATTTCTGTTCACGTCGGAATAGTTGAACCTGAGTACATTTCGGAGGACCAAATCTCGCGAATTAAACAAAATGTGGTTGATTACATCGGAAACGTCGGAATGGGACAGACAATCTTGGTAGGTCGCTTAAACTCATGCGTTTATCGTGTTGACGGAATTGAGAATGCGTTTATCGGCATTACGCGCGAAGATGATGAACTTTCATCTCGCAGCATTGATTTAGGAAGCTATCAAGTTGCTCAAATCTCGGTGAATGAGGTGGTGGTTGAACATGCTTGATGAAATATTGAATGTGTTTCCAGGATTGTTTACGCATCGAGAAGACAGCAATTTTTACAAATTGCTCAAGGTAATAGTTCGCGAACTTCAAGCAAAGGAACAGCTAATTGAATTCATGGGTGAAGTTCGTGGGTTTGAGAGTGCCATAGGGTCGACTCTGGACGAATTGGGTGCTGATTTTGGCCTGTATCGGGGAATGTCAAAGGACGATGTATTTCGTACACGAATTAAAGCTCATGCAATCAGTAATCGCTCGAGTGGGTCAATTAATCAGTTGATTGATATTGCGGCAACTTCCTTACGTTGTAAGCCAAACGAAATCAACCTTGTTGAATTAGGTGGAGTTAATGAGTCCGGGAATATTATCGGGGAACCGATGGCGATTCGTTTTGACGGGCTACCACTTTCGCTGATTAAACGAGATGAAGATTTAAGGCAACTGATGGAGGTGCTAGAGGCTAATGTACCGGCGGGCATACGACTTGATTCTATTGCGTTTCAAGATGAAGTTAGTGGTGATATTTATCTTGCAACGGCTATTAGTCATGGTGAGTCGTACGAATTGGCGGCAATTGATGAGTCTGATTCCGGTGCAGCTAACGGACTTGGAACAGATTACGAACTTCCGGAAAATAATATTGAATAATGAAAGGAGCGATGAATGGCTAAATTTGGAAAAGCTGTCATTACCGATGTTGGTAAGCGTGGCGTCGCGGATTTGATTGTTGGCAATGAAGAAATCACGTTTACGAAAATACAGACATCAAGTACATCGGTACCTGATAACTTGTTACGTTCATTGGAATCACTAACTAATGTTAAACAAGAAACTATACCAAGTAACGTCTCGCGATTGAGTGAAGACCCGGACACGGTTGAAGTTAACTTTGCTATTACTAACTTGGAAATAACAATTGATTACACCATCAACACGGTAGGGTTATTCATTAAAGGAATGGATGACGAAGACGTATTGTTTGCCGTATTTTCTGCGACTAGCGGTGTACTGATTCCGGCATTTGGTGTGAATAACAGCATGTCTACCTCGATTGGATTACGTTTCAAGATGAGTGCAGATGCCACAGTGAGTTTTGCGGTCAGTCCAGATGTGCTGATAACGCATCAAGAATTCGAAGCTGCACTTGCTGAGCAGGATGAAATCAATCAAGCGAAGGCTGATGATGGCCAAGTTGTGAAACTAAACGGAGACCAAGCAGTTTTAGGCGAGAAAGATTTTGAAATCTTGAAGATGGCTGGAGAAATTGTTGCCACATTAGGCATGTTACCAGTCAACCCAGCTAATGATGATCAAGTGGTTCATACAACGAAGGATGAAGCGATTGTTGGCAAAAAGAATTTTACGGATTTGAACCAAAATAATAAGAAGGTTGCGACAATTGATCAACTTCCAGACATGTCTAGATACGCGTTAAATACTTCTGTTGGTAAGATAAAACGTTTAGCAAGTTGGTCTGCGACTGTTCGTAACGGAAACACGCTAACTCTTTCAGAATCAGTGGATGCCTATGATTTCATCACGATGGAAGCAGCATACAATGGCGTTCGGTGTTTTGGTGAGTGGGTCGCTCGTTCAGCTGCTCGTTCGGGTGGATGGACAGCAACTGCTACTAATATAAATGACACCGTGAATGCAGGACCAGAAACAGGACAAGCGCGAATGAAAATGCCAACACCCACTACGCTCAATATTATCGACGTACGAGCTATTAAGCAAAATACTCAAGGAGTTACGACGCTGGTTGAAAATACTGATCAGTTCATAATTTACGGGGTGTTTGGTATCAAATTTAATTAACGAAAGGGGATGAATAAATGACAGCAATTCAATTGAATTTATCACTGGATAAATCATTTGTGACCGACCAAATCCTTGTGCTTCGTCGTGGAGATTACGGGTATCAAGAATTTGATGCAACAATCGCAGACTTCATACCAACCGGCTGGGACTGTCGATTTAAAGGTATTAATAATGCGGGCGAATCAGTAATTTCAGAAGTTGAAGTGACAACTTCTGGAAGTGATTCTGTTGCACATCTTGGGTTCAAGTCTAATGCCGGCTCAGAAGTCGGGAGGTATCAACGCGCATACTTGGAATTCTCAAAAGAAGTTGACGATGAAATGCAAATCGTTTCAACGAATAATTTCATCGTGACTGTGATTGGGGATGTCGATTATTCCGAAGAACAAGCAAATGAAACCGTGAACTTTTACAA
This is a stretch of genomic DNA from Periweissella cryptocerci. It encodes these proteins:
- a CDS encoding baseplate J/gp47 family protein; translation: MTLTDVGFDSNDYEDVLERLEEYARQEFGEDVQLSSSSVIGMLLRVLAGEFSYQAQDLEDVYNAGFVSKSAGITLDRLAANYGLERKNASSATVTLEFHGTPSYTIEEGLEVQSISGETFMVAEDVILDANGLGTAFAYAQSVGIGGNVGAGTITVQSEPLDDVTSVNNPQAASGGQEEETDKEFRARLKSNLSAMPGTSINGLMSALMNIDGVAGVKVVQNSEDEPNENNQPPKSIHAHILGGTNDEIANTLLNHVSAGVVTVGQEVVELQDISGTTRRIRFSRAVPVPISVHVGIVEPEYISEDQISRIKQNVVDYIGNVGMGQTILVGRLNSCVYRVDGIENAFIGITREDDELSSRSIDLGSYQVAQISVNEVVVEHA